In the genome of Longimicrobium sp., the window CACGATGGAGAGCTGGTGCTGGACGGGCTGACGCTGCGCTCCGGCGCCGACCGCTCGCGCGTGGTGCGCCTGGTGCGCGACTGCCTGCGCTCGCCAGACCGCCACGTGCGGCTGACGGATGGTTCGCGCGTGGAAATCCTCCCTCCCGAGGATCTGCGGTCGATCGCCGAGATCGTCGCGCCGGACGGTCTTCTCTACCTTCGCGCGTTCCGGCTGCGCCGCACCGAGGCCGCGCGATGATCACTAGCGATGTCGCGCGCGCTGCCGAGTTCCGCATTTGCGCCGAGGCGCTCATCGATCGGCCCATCGTCACCGCCGCGGACGACCGGCCCCTGCTGGACCGGATCCGCCGCCATCAGCCCGCGCTCCAGTCCACCTTCGGACGGCTGACCGGCTGGCGCGTGCAGGCGCACCCGGAATTCGCGCGGCTGGTCAAGACGCCAGCCAGGGCCGAAGCGTCGCACGGGCTGGCGTGGGCGCGGGGACGGACGGACTACGCGCTGCTCACGTGGGTGCTGTGGTACGGCGAACACACGGGTGGCCGCAGGTTCACCGTGTCGCAGATCGCCGAAGAGATCAAGCTGCGCAGCACGGCGCCGGGCGATCCCGGGCTGGACTGGGCATCGCGCGACCAGCGGCTGGCGGCGCGGCGCGTGTTCCGCGGGCTGGAGGAATTGGGCGTACTGCGGCTGCAGGACGGCAGCGTCGACGAGTGGGCGGACGAAAACGGCAAGCGCGACGCGCTGTACGCCTGGGGCGACGCCGCATGGCGCCTGCACGTGGGCATCCCCGCGTCGGAGCTGGAGAGGCTGGCGGAGGGCCGGCCGGCCGCCGCGTCCCCCGCCCCGCCTGACGGCACGGACGAGCTCCGTCTTTATCGCACGCTGCTCCTGAACCCCGCCCTCTTCCGCCGCGACGATCCCGCCGCGTTCCGGCTGCTGGACGCGAAGGAAAGCCTCGCCCGGGTGATCCACAACCTCAAGTACCTGACGAACTGGGAGCTGGAGGTGACGCCGGAATACGCGCGCGTGCTGCGCCCGGCCCGCTCCGACGATGCGGTGCAGACGCCCATTCCGGTCACCTCAGGCCTGGCGCACGCCGTCCTCTGCTTCTGCGGGCTGCTGCGCGAGCGGCAGCAGGCGGGCCGGCTGGTCTCAGCGGGGAACGAAGCCTTTCTGATCGATGAGAGCCGCATCTGGCAGGATCTCGATGAATTGCAGAAGCGGTTCGGCGCCAAGTGGGGAAAGACCATGCAGCAGCAGAAGGTGAGCGCGCTGGCGGACGACGTGGTCGCCGAGATGAAGGCGTGGGGGCTGATGCGCGATACGGAGGAGCCCAGCCAGTACCTGGTGCTCCCCACCGCCGGGCGCCTGGCCGCGCACTATGCCGGCGAGGCGGTTTCGGACGACGAGGCGGAGGATCGATGACGAACCTCGATCCAGCACAAGCGGCGTTCACGCCCAAGCAGGGGCAGTACCTGACGTTCATCTACTACTACGCCAAGCTGAACCGCGTGCCGCCGGCCGAGGCGGATTTCGTTCGCTACTTCGGCGTAAGCGCGCCGACCGTCCACCA includes:
- a CDS encoding TIGR02678 family protein, with protein sequence MITSDVARAAEFRICAEALIDRPIVTAADDRPLLDRIRRHQPALQSTFGRLTGWRVQAHPEFARLVKTPARAEASHGLAWARGRTDYALLTWVLWYGEHTGGRRFTVSQIAEEIKLRSTAPGDPGLDWASRDQRLAARRVFRGLEELGVLRLQDGSVDEWADENGKRDALYAWGDAAWRLHVGIPASELERLAEGRPAAASPAPPDGTDELRLYRTLLLNPALFRRDDPAAFRLLDAKESLARVIHNLKYLTNWELEVTPEYARVLRPARSDDAVQTPIPVTSGLAHAVLCFCGLLRERQQAGRLVSAGNEAFLIDESRIWQDLDELQKRFGAKWGKTMQQQKVSALADDVVAEMKAWGLMRDTEEPSQYLVLPTAGRLAAHYAGEAVSDDEAEDR
- a CDS encoding helix-turn-helix domain-containing protein; protein product: MTNLDPAQAAFTPKQGQYLTFIYYYAKLNRVPPAEADFVRYFGVSAPTVHQMILKLESAKLISRIPGQSRSIRLGVPRDQLPDLE